One genomic window of Methyloceanibacter sp. wino2 includes the following:
- a CDS encoding HAD-IA family hydrolase translates to MSHLQPCQAVIFDLDGTLADTVGDLTLAIERTLADFGLPPHPEDVVQGMVGNGLRKLVDRAFAEHGVTLDDAEHQKAFARLLVHYSDDPFENSKLYPGVRETLEQLNAADIECAVLTNKMEPIAHDVLEGLGIAGLFKVVHGEKDGRPRKPDPASALELIQVLGTEPETTLLVGDSQTDLKTARAAGLRSVLVSYGYSTVPVTTLEPDAVINHLHDLVGGLALAPEAD, encoded by the coding sequence ATGTCACACCTCCAGCCGTGCCAAGCCGTCATCTTTGATCTCGACGGCACGCTTGCAGACACGGTGGGGGACCTTACGCTGGCTATCGAGAGAACACTGGCCGATTTCGGCCTGCCGCCCCATCCTGAGGATGTGGTCCAGGGCATGGTGGGAAACGGCCTCAGGAAACTGGTCGACCGCGCCTTCGCAGAGCATGGCGTGACCCTCGACGATGCGGAGCACCAGAAGGCATTCGCGCGGCTGCTGGTGCACTACAGCGACGATCCCTTCGAGAACTCGAAACTGTACCCGGGCGTCCGTGAGACGCTGGAGCAGCTCAACGCGGCGGATATCGAGTGCGCGGTGCTGACCAACAAGATGGAGCCAATCGCCCACGATGTCCTCGAGGGGCTCGGGATTGCCGGATTGTTCAAGGTGGTGCATGGCGAAAAGGATGGGCGCCCGCGCAAACCCGATCCCGCCAGCGCTCTCGAACTCATTCAGGTACTCGGCACGGAGCCTGAGACGACGCTCCTCGTGGGCGACAGCCAGACCGATCTGAAAACGGCGCGTGCGGCCGGGCTACGGTCGGTCCTGGTCTCGTATGGGTACTCCACGGTTCCGGTTACGACGCTCGAACCGGACGCCGTCATCAACCATCTTCACGACTTGGTGGGCGGTCTTGCTCTTGCCCCGGAAGCGGACTAG
- the rpe gene encoding ribulose-phosphate 3-epimerase → MPGEIVIAPSILSADFAKLGAEVEAIDRDGCDWVHLDVMDGHFVPNITFGPDVVAALRPHSDKIFDTHLMIAPCDPYLEAFAKAGSDIITVHAEAGPHLDRSLQHIRSLGKKAGVSLTPSTPEGAIEYVLDKLDLVLVMTVNPGFGGQTFIPAQLEKIRAIRKMIGERPIHLEVDGGVNVDTAGLVAEAGADALVAGSAVFKDGDYAKNIAAIRAAAKAGVAA, encoded by the coding sequence ATGCCGGGCGAGATCGTCATCGCGCCGTCGATCCTGTCGGCTGATTTCGCCAAGCTCGGCGCGGAAGTCGAGGCGATCGACCGCGACGGGTGCGACTGGGTCCATCTCGATGTGATGGACGGTCACTTCGTGCCGAACATCACCTTCGGTCCGGATGTAGTCGCCGCGCTTCGTCCGCACTCGGACAAAATCTTCGACACGCATCTGATGATCGCGCCGTGCGATCCTTATCTCGAGGCGTTCGCGAAGGCCGGTTCCGACATCATCACGGTGCATGCGGAAGCGGGCCCCCATCTGGACCGATCGCTGCAGCACATCCGCAGCCTGGGCAAGAAGGCGGGTGTGAGCCTCACGCCGTCCACGCCGGAGGGCGCCATCGAGTACGTGCTTGACAAGCTCGACCTCGTTCTGGTGATGACCGTCAATCCGGGCTTCGGCGGCCAGACTTTCATTCCGGCGCAGCTCGAAAAGATTCGCGCCATCCGCAAGATGATCGGCGAACGCCCGATCCATCTGGAAGTCGATGGCGGCGTGAATGTCGACACCGCCGGGCTCGTCGCCGAGGCCGGCGCCGATGCGCTCGTGGCGGGCTCCGCCGTATTCAAGGACGGCGACTACGCGAAGAACATCGCCGCCATCCGCGCAGCCGCCAAAGCGGGCGTCGCCGCCTGA